From a single Carassius auratus strain Wakin chromosome 38, ASM336829v1, whole genome shotgun sequence genomic region:
- the LOC113056958 gene encoding proto-oncogene tyrosine-protein kinase receptor Ret-like isoform X2: protein MGTTRGIVWGDIAVLLLLLSEGSLGLYFPQRLYTESIYVGQPQGSPVLQVHSMRESTTERPYFTLCSHRDTYASWFHMDVTTGVLSMNKTLEWSDFSSIRSSSVRSVKDLNLKVGVAPVQKQFCHFLPTVEVKLVFINDTAPSCGQVELKTLCFPDKVSKPHITENRMPGALRQLRRFTRMNICPNYTITYGVESVSPAPFAVDDSTSELVVTAAVDREEMESYHLDLVCIIQTEEKLEKFFSSLHVDIYDEDDNPPYMNGTDTEDIKIEFNRSEGTVYGTLFVYDRDTTPVYPTNQIENKLVGTLMTNDIWIKNTFTIEHKFREERAIFGNVRGTVHEYKLKLSQNLSVTEQRSFQLDYLLNDTTFPGPEGTVLLHFNVTILPVSIHFANVTYFFTVSPKATTYSQIGSVCVDNCLKFKGIDVTYQLEIEDKNISAEAQSCYRAVGLAQNPNEKTGLLYVNDTEVLRRPQCQDLQYVVIAEEQKNKFQAKTQLVIIFEGKDLMRLDEQRVLACAEKRQRGECEASRGLAAPTGRCQWRQSRDTGISPNYSTCSPDLRTCPDGYCDAIESKNISICPQDCSSQPVIGGYERELYGIRAGHGTCYCFPERCFCEKDELEEFFCNDMCKTIIATGILLSFIISIILSSYFFHRYHKSTPKPPIASAEMTFRRPAQSYPLSYSANNVRRASLDSMENQVAIETFKIPEDPKWEFPRKNLVLGKTLGEGEFGKVVKATALRLKGKAGYTTVAVKMLKDNASHSELRDLLSEFTLLKQVNHPHVIKMYGACSQDGPLYLIVEYAKYGSLRNFLRESRKVGPSYMGNDANRNSSYLENPDERALTMGDLISFAWQISRGMQYLAEMKLVHRDLAARNVLVAEGRKMKISDFGLSRDVYEEDSYVKRSKGRIPVKWMAIESLFDHIYTTQSDVWSFGVLLWEIVTLGGNPYPGIAPERLFNLLKTGYRMEKPENCTDEMYNLMLRCWKQESDKRPTFSDISKELEKMMVKSRDYLDLAASTPADALLYDDSLSEEDTPLVDCSNAPLPRSLPSTWIENKLYGMSYPNWPEKSPVPLNRLDATNPVFTRYANDSVYANWMALQSPAKIVDTLDS from the exons GTTCACTTGGACTATATTTTCCTCAAAGACTGTACACAGAAAGCATCTACGTGGGTCAGCCACAGGGATCACCAGTCCTTCAGGTCCATTCAATGCGGGAAAGCACTACAGAGAGGCCCTATTTCACCCTGTGCTCTCATAGAGACACTTATGCATCATGGTTTCACATGGATGTGACAACTGGGGTCCTTTCAATGAACAAAACCCTGGAGTGGAGCGACTTCAGTAGTATAC GCAGCAGCTCGGTCAGGTCTGTGAAGGATCTCAACCTGAAGGTCGGAGTCGCTCCAGTGCAGAAACAGTTTTGCCACTTCCTTCCCACAGTGGAGGTCAAACTGGTGTTCATTAATGACACAGCGCCCTCCTGTGGTCAGGTCGAGCTGAAAACATTGTGTTTCCCTGACAAGGTTTCAAAACCCCACATCACAGAGAACCGTATGCCCGGGGCCCTGCGGCAGCTCCGGCGCTTCACACGCATGAACATTTGCCCCAACTACACCATCACTTATGGAGTGGAATCAG TCTCTCCAGCTCCATTTGCTGTTGACGACTCCACTTCAGAACTGGTGGTCACGGCGGCCGTGGACCGTGAGGAGATGGAATCGTACCATCTGGATCTAGTGTGTATAATACAGACAGAAGAAAAGCTGGAGAAGTTCTTCAGTTCTCTGCACGTGGACATCTATGATGAGGACGATAATCCTCCTTACATGAATGGGACTGATACTGAGGACATCAAAATAGAGTTTAACCGCAGTGAG GGTACTGTCTATGGAACTCTGTTTGTATACGACAGGGACACAACGCCCGTTTATCCCACAAaccaaattgaaaataaattagtTGGCACTTTAATGACAAACGACATCTGGATCAAAAACACTTTTACTATTGAACACAAATTTAGGGAAGAAAGAGCCATCTTTGGAAATGTCCGAGGGACAGTCCATGAATACA AACTGAAACTTAGTCAGAATCTGTCTGTGACAGAGCAACGCTCATTTCAGTTGGACTACCTGCTCAATGACACCACTTTCCCAGGCCCAGAGGGAACAGTGCTATTACATTTCAATGTGACTATCCTGCCGGTTTCTATTCACTTCGCCAATGTCACCTACTTCTTCACTGTGTCACCGAAAGCAACAACATACTCCCAG ATCGGAAGTGTCTGTGTGGACAACTGTCTGAAGTTTAAGGGCATCGATGTCACGTATCAATTAGAGATCGAAGACAAGAACATCTCTGCTGAAGCTCAGTCATGTTACAGGGCTGTTGGCCTCGCACAGAACCCGAATGAGAAGACAGGTTTGCTCTATGTGAACGACACAGAGGTGCTACGCAGACCGCAGTGCCAAGATCTGCAATATGTAGTTATTGCAGAGGAGCAGAAGAACAAGTTTCAGGCCAAGACGCAGCTCGTCATTATTTTTGAGGGTAAAG ATCTCATGAGGCTGGATGAGCAGCGGGTTCTGGCTTGTGCAGAAAAGAGACAGCGAGGGGAGTGTGAGGCGTCTCGAGGCCTGGCAGCCCCGACAGGCAGATGCCAGTGGAGACAAAGCAGAGATACAG GAATATCTCCAAATTACTCCACCTGTTCCCCTGACCTCCGCACGTGTCCAGATGGTTACTGTGATGCCATTGAGAGCAAAAACATATCCATATGTCCTCAGGATTGCTCCA GTCAGCCTGTAATCGGGGGTTACGAGAGGGAATTGTATGGAATCAGAGCTGGACATGGGACCTGCTACTGTTTTCCAGAAAGGTGCTTCTGTGAAAAGGATGAATTAGAAG AGTTCTTTTGTAATGACATGTGCAAGACCATCATTGCAACTGGTATCCTCCTCTCCTTCATTATCTCCATCATCCTGTCCTCGTACTTTTTCCACCGTTATCACAAGAGCACACCTAAGCCTCCCATCGCCTCAGCTGAAATGACTTTCCGCCGACCAGCCCAATCCTACCCACTCAGTTACTCAGCGAATAATGTTCGACGAGCTTCTCTAGACTCCATGGAGAATCAGGTGGCCATTGAAACCTTCAAAATACCT GAAGATCCAAAGTGGGAGTTCCCACGAAAGAACCTAGTGCTGGGTAAGACTCTTGGAGAGGGAGAGTTTGGAAAGGTTGTGAAGGCCACGGCTTTGCGCCTCAAAGGAAAAGCTGGATACACTACAGTTGCTGTGAAGATGTTGAAAG ATAACGCATCTCACAGTGAGCTTCGAGACCTGCTGTCAGAGTTCACGTTGCTCAAGCAAGttaatcaccctcatgtaataaaaatgtatggagCCTGCAGCCAAGATG GTCCATTATATTTAATCGTTGAATATGCCAAGTATGGCTCACTGCGAAACTTTTTGAGGGAGAGCCGGAAAGTTGGACCAAGTTACATGGGCAATGATGCCAACCGCAACTCCAGCTACTTGGAAAACCCAGATGAGAGAGCTCTGACCATGGGCGACCTCATCTCTTTTGCTTGGCAGATCTCCAGAGGCATGCAGTACCTGGCTGAAATGAAG cTTGTTCACAGAGACCTGGCTGCCAGGAATGTGCTGGTGGCAGAGGGAAGGAAGATGAAAATATCTGACTTTGGTTTATCTCGAGATGTTTATGAGGAAGATTCATATGTGAAGAGGAGCAag GGTCGTATTCCTGTTAAATGGATGGCTATAGAATCTTTGTTCGATCACATCTACACCACACAAAGTGATGT CTGGTCTTTTGGTGTCCTCTTATGGGAGATTGTAACTCTGGGTGGAAACCCCTACCCAGGCATTGCTCCAGAACGGCTTTTCAACCTTCTGAAGACGGGCTACAGGATGGAGAAACCAGAGAACTGCACGgatgaaat GTACAATCTGATGCTTCGCTGTTGGAAACAAGAGTCAGATAAGCGTCCCACTTTCTCAGACATCAGCAAAGAACTTGAGAAGATGATGGTGAAAAGTCGA GACTACCTGGATCTCGCGGCCTCCACACCGGCAGACGCCCTGCTATATGACGACTCTCTCTCTGAAGAGGACACACCCTTAGTGGACTGTAGTAACGCCCCTCTCCCTCGATCCCTCCCCTCCACTTGGATTGAAAACAAGCTCTATG GCATGTCATACCCGAACTGGCCAGAGAAGAGCCCGGTACCGCTCAACAGACTCGATGCCACTAACCCTGTCTTTACAAGATATGCCAATGATAGTGTTTATGCAAACTGGATGGCTTTGCAGTCTCCCGCAAAAATTGTGGACACGCTCGATAGCTAA
- the LOC113056958 gene encoding proto-oncogene tyrosine-protein kinase receptor Ret-like isoform X1: MGTTRGIVWGDIAVLLLLLSEGSLGLYFPQRLYTESIYVGQPQGSPVLQVHSMRESTTERPYFTLCSHRDTYASWFHMDVTTGVLSMNKTLEWSDFSSIRSSSVRSVKDLNLKVGVAPVQKQFCHFLPTVEVKLVFINDTAPSCGQVELKTLCFPDKVSKPHITENRMPGALRQLRRFTRMNICPNYTITYGVESVSPAPFAVDDSTSELVVTAAVDREEMESYHLDLVCIIQTEEKLEKFFSSLHVDIYDEDDNPPYMNGTDTEDIKIEFNRSEGTVYGTLFVYDRDTTPVYPTNQIENKLVGTLMTNDIWIKNTFTIEHKFREERAIFGNVRGTVHEYKLKLSQNLSVTEQRSFQLDYLLNDTTFPGPEGTVLLHFNVTILPVSIHFANVTYFFTVSPKATTYSQIGSVCVDNCLKFKGIDVTYQLEIEDKNISAEAQSCYRAVGLAQNPNEKTGLLYVNDTEVLRRPQCQDLQYVVIAEEQKNKFQAKTQLVIIFEGKADLMRLDEQRVLACAEKRQRGECEASRGLAAPTGRCQWRQSRDTGISPNYSTCSPDLRTCPDGYCDAIESKNISICPQDCSSQPVIGGYERELYGIRAGHGTCYCFPERCFCEKDELEEFFCNDMCKTIIATGILLSFIISIILSSYFFHRYHKSTPKPPIASAEMTFRRPAQSYPLSYSANNVRRASLDSMENQVAIETFKIPEDPKWEFPRKNLVLGKTLGEGEFGKVVKATALRLKGKAGYTTVAVKMLKDNASHSELRDLLSEFTLLKQVNHPHVIKMYGACSQDGPLYLIVEYAKYGSLRNFLRESRKVGPSYMGNDANRNSSYLENPDERALTMGDLISFAWQISRGMQYLAEMKLVHRDLAARNVLVAEGRKMKISDFGLSRDVYEEDSYVKRSKGRIPVKWMAIESLFDHIYTTQSDVWSFGVLLWEIVTLGGNPYPGIAPERLFNLLKTGYRMEKPENCTDEMYNLMLRCWKQESDKRPTFSDISKELEKMMVKSRDYLDLAASTPADALLYDDSLSEEDTPLVDCSNAPLPRSLPSTWIENKLYGMSYPNWPEKSPVPLNRLDATNPVFTRYANDSVYANWMALQSPAKIVDTLDS; this comes from the exons GTTCACTTGGACTATATTTTCCTCAAAGACTGTACACAGAAAGCATCTACGTGGGTCAGCCACAGGGATCACCAGTCCTTCAGGTCCATTCAATGCGGGAAAGCACTACAGAGAGGCCCTATTTCACCCTGTGCTCTCATAGAGACACTTATGCATCATGGTTTCACATGGATGTGACAACTGGGGTCCTTTCAATGAACAAAACCCTGGAGTGGAGCGACTTCAGTAGTATAC GCAGCAGCTCGGTCAGGTCTGTGAAGGATCTCAACCTGAAGGTCGGAGTCGCTCCAGTGCAGAAACAGTTTTGCCACTTCCTTCCCACAGTGGAGGTCAAACTGGTGTTCATTAATGACACAGCGCCCTCCTGTGGTCAGGTCGAGCTGAAAACATTGTGTTTCCCTGACAAGGTTTCAAAACCCCACATCACAGAGAACCGTATGCCCGGGGCCCTGCGGCAGCTCCGGCGCTTCACACGCATGAACATTTGCCCCAACTACACCATCACTTATGGAGTGGAATCAG TCTCTCCAGCTCCATTTGCTGTTGACGACTCCACTTCAGAACTGGTGGTCACGGCGGCCGTGGACCGTGAGGAGATGGAATCGTACCATCTGGATCTAGTGTGTATAATACAGACAGAAGAAAAGCTGGAGAAGTTCTTCAGTTCTCTGCACGTGGACATCTATGATGAGGACGATAATCCTCCTTACATGAATGGGACTGATACTGAGGACATCAAAATAGAGTTTAACCGCAGTGAG GGTACTGTCTATGGAACTCTGTTTGTATACGACAGGGACACAACGCCCGTTTATCCCACAAaccaaattgaaaataaattagtTGGCACTTTAATGACAAACGACATCTGGATCAAAAACACTTTTACTATTGAACACAAATTTAGGGAAGAAAGAGCCATCTTTGGAAATGTCCGAGGGACAGTCCATGAATACA AACTGAAACTTAGTCAGAATCTGTCTGTGACAGAGCAACGCTCATTTCAGTTGGACTACCTGCTCAATGACACCACTTTCCCAGGCCCAGAGGGAACAGTGCTATTACATTTCAATGTGACTATCCTGCCGGTTTCTATTCACTTCGCCAATGTCACCTACTTCTTCACTGTGTCACCGAAAGCAACAACATACTCCCAG ATCGGAAGTGTCTGTGTGGACAACTGTCTGAAGTTTAAGGGCATCGATGTCACGTATCAATTAGAGATCGAAGACAAGAACATCTCTGCTGAAGCTCAGTCATGTTACAGGGCTGTTGGCCTCGCACAGAACCCGAATGAGAAGACAGGTTTGCTCTATGTGAACGACACAGAGGTGCTACGCAGACCGCAGTGCCAAGATCTGCAATATGTAGTTATTGCAGAGGAGCAGAAGAACAAGTTTCAGGCCAAGACGCAGCTCGTCATTATTTTTGAGGGTAAAG CAGATCTCATGAGGCTGGATGAGCAGCGGGTTCTGGCTTGTGCAGAAAAGAGACAGCGAGGGGAGTGTGAGGCGTCTCGAGGCCTGGCAGCCCCGACAGGCAGATGCCAGTGGAGACAAAGCAGAGATACAG GAATATCTCCAAATTACTCCACCTGTTCCCCTGACCTCCGCACGTGTCCAGATGGTTACTGTGATGCCATTGAGAGCAAAAACATATCCATATGTCCTCAGGATTGCTCCA GTCAGCCTGTAATCGGGGGTTACGAGAGGGAATTGTATGGAATCAGAGCTGGACATGGGACCTGCTACTGTTTTCCAGAAAGGTGCTTCTGTGAAAAGGATGAATTAGAAG AGTTCTTTTGTAATGACATGTGCAAGACCATCATTGCAACTGGTATCCTCCTCTCCTTCATTATCTCCATCATCCTGTCCTCGTACTTTTTCCACCGTTATCACAAGAGCACACCTAAGCCTCCCATCGCCTCAGCTGAAATGACTTTCCGCCGACCAGCCCAATCCTACCCACTCAGTTACTCAGCGAATAATGTTCGACGAGCTTCTCTAGACTCCATGGAGAATCAGGTGGCCATTGAAACCTTCAAAATACCT GAAGATCCAAAGTGGGAGTTCCCACGAAAGAACCTAGTGCTGGGTAAGACTCTTGGAGAGGGAGAGTTTGGAAAGGTTGTGAAGGCCACGGCTTTGCGCCTCAAAGGAAAAGCTGGATACACTACAGTTGCTGTGAAGATGTTGAAAG ATAACGCATCTCACAGTGAGCTTCGAGACCTGCTGTCAGAGTTCACGTTGCTCAAGCAAGttaatcaccctcatgtaataaaaatgtatggagCCTGCAGCCAAGATG GTCCATTATATTTAATCGTTGAATATGCCAAGTATGGCTCACTGCGAAACTTTTTGAGGGAGAGCCGGAAAGTTGGACCAAGTTACATGGGCAATGATGCCAACCGCAACTCCAGCTACTTGGAAAACCCAGATGAGAGAGCTCTGACCATGGGCGACCTCATCTCTTTTGCTTGGCAGATCTCCAGAGGCATGCAGTACCTGGCTGAAATGAAG cTTGTTCACAGAGACCTGGCTGCCAGGAATGTGCTGGTGGCAGAGGGAAGGAAGATGAAAATATCTGACTTTGGTTTATCTCGAGATGTTTATGAGGAAGATTCATATGTGAAGAGGAGCAag GGTCGTATTCCTGTTAAATGGATGGCTATAGAATCTTTGTTCGATCACATCTACACCACACAAAGTGATGT CTGGTCTTTTGGTGTCCTCTTATGGGAGATTGTAACTCTGGGTGGAAACCCCTACCCAGGCATTGCTCCAGAACGGCTTTTCAACCTTCTGAAGACGGGCTACAGGATGGAGAAACCAGAGAACTGCACGgatgaaat GTACAATCTGATGCTTCGCTGTTGGAAACAAGAGTCAGATAAGCGTCCCACTTTCTCAGACATCAGCAAAGAACTTGAGAAGATGATGGTGAAAAGTCGA GACTACCTGGATCTCGCGGCCTCCACACCGGCAGACGCCCTGCTATATGACGACTCTCTCTCTGAAGAGGACACACCCTTAGTGGACTGTAGTAACGCCCCTCTCCCTCGATCCCTCCCCTCCACTTGGATTGAAAACAAGCTCTATG GCATGTCATACCCGAACTGGCCAGAGAAGAGCCCGGTACCGCTCAACAGACTCGATGCCACTAACCCTGTCTTTACAAGATATGCCAATGATAGTGTTTATGCAAACTGGATGGCTTTGCAGTCTCCCGCAAAAATTGTGGACACGCTCGATAGCTAA
- the LOC113056958 gene encoding proto-oncogene tyrosine-protein kinase receptor Ret-like isoform X3, producing MGTTRGIVWGDIAVLLLLLSEGSLGLYFPQRLYTESIYVGQPQGSPVLQVHSMRESTTERPYFTLCSHRDTYASWFHMDVTTGVLSMNKTLEWSDFSSIRSSSVRSVKDLNLKVGVAPVQKQFCHFLPTVEVKLVFINDTAPSCGQVELKTLCFPDKVSKPHITENRMPGALRQLRRFTRMNICPNYTITYGVESVSPAPFAVDDSTSELVVTAAVDREEMESYHLDLVCIIQTEEKLEKFFSSLHVDIYDEDDNPPYMNGTDTEDIKIEFNRSEGTVYGTLFVYDRDTTPVYPTNQIENKLVGTLMTNDIWIKNTFTIEHKFREERAIFGNVRGTVHEYKLKLSQNLSVTEQRSFQLDYLLNDTTFPGPEGTVLLHFNVTILPVSIHFANVTYFFTVSPKATTYSQIGSVCVDNCLKFKGIDVTYQLEIEDKNISAEAQSCYRAVGLAQNPNEKTGLLYVNDTEVLRRPQCQDLQYVVIAEEQKNKFQAKTQLVIIFEGKADLMRLDEQRVLACAEKRQRGECEASRGLAAPTGRCQWRQSRDTGISPNYSTCSPDLRTCPDGYCDAIESKNISICPQDCSSQPVIGGYERELYGIRAGHGTCYCFPERCFCEKDELEEFFCNDMCKTIIATGILLSFIISIILSSYFFHRYHKSTPKPPIASAEMTFRRPAQSYPLSYSANNVRRASLDSMENQVAIETFKIPEDPKWEFPRKNLVLGKTLGEGEFGKVVKATALRLKGKAGYTTVAVKMLKDNASHSELRDLLSEFTLLKQVNHPHVIKMYGACSQDGPLYLIVEYAKYGSLRNFLRESRKVGPSYMGNDANRNSSYLENPDERALTMGDLISFAWQISRGMQYLAEMKLVHRDLAARNVLVAEGRKMKISDFGLSRDVYEEDSYVKRSKGRIPVKWMAIESLFDHIYTTQSDVWSFGVLLWEIVTLGGNPYPGIAPERLFNLLKTGYRMEKPENCTDEMYNLMLRCWKQESDKRPTFSDISKELEKMMVKSRDYLDLAASTPADALLYDDSLSEEDTPLVDCSNAPLPRSLPSTWIENKLYGRISHAFTRF from the exons GTTCACTTGGACTATATTTTCCTCAAAGACTGTACACAGAAAGCATCTACGTGGGTCAGCCACAGGGATCACCAGTCCTTCAGGTCCATTCAATGCGGGAAAGCACTACAGAGAGGCCCTATTTCACCCTGTGCTCTCATAGAGACACTTATGCATCATGGTTTCACATGGATGTGACAACTGGGGTCCTTTCAATGAACAAAACCCTGGAGTGGAGCGACTTCAGTAGTATAC GCAGCAGCTCGGTCAGGTCTGTGAAGGATCTCAACCTGAAGGTCGGAGTCGCTCCAGTGCAGAAACAGTTTTGCCACTTCCTTCCCACAGTGGAGGTCAAACTGGTGTTCATTAATGACACAGCGCCCTCCTGTGGTCAGGTCGAGCTGAAAACATTGTGTTTCCCTGACAAGGTTTCAAAACCCCACATCACAGAGAACCGTATGCCCGGGGCCCTGCGGCAGCTCCGGCGCTTCACACGCATGAACATTTGCCCCAACTACACCATCACTTATGGAGTGGAATCAG TCTCTCCAGCTCCATTTGCTGTTGACGACTCCACTTCAGAACTGGTGGTCACGGCGGCCGTGGACCGTGAGGAGATGGAATCGTACCATCTGGATCTAGTGTGTATAATACAGACAGAAGAAAAGCTGGAGAAGTTCTTCAGTTCTCTGCACGTGGACATCTATGATGAGGACGATAATCCTCCTTACATGAATGGGACTGATACTGAGGACATCAAAATAGAGTTTAACCGCAGTGAG GGTACTGTCTATGGAACTCTGTTTGTATACGACAGGGACACAACGCCCGTTTATCCCACAAaccaaattgaaaataaattagtTGGCACTTTAATGACAAACGACATCTGGATCAAAAACACTTTTACTATTGAACACAAATTTAGGGAAGAAAGAGCCATCTTTGGAAATGTCCGAGGGACAGTCCATGAATACA AACTGAAACTTAGTCAGAATCTGTCTGTGACAGAGCAACGCTCATTTCAGTTGGACTACCTGCTCAATGACACCACTTTCCCAGGCCCAGAGGGAACAGTGCTATTACATTTCAATGTGACTATCCTGCCGGTTTCTATTCACTTCGCCAATGTCACCTACTTCTTCACTGTGTCACCGAAAGCAACAACATACTCCCAG ATCGGAAGTGTCTGTGTGGACAACTGTCTGAAGTTTAAGGGCATCGATGTCACGTATCAATTAGAGATCGAAGACAAGAACATCTCTGCTGAAGCTCAGTCATGTTACAGGGCTGTTGGCCTCGCACAGAACCCGAATGAGAAGACAGGTTTGCTCTATGTGAACGACACAGAGGTGCTACGCAGACCGCAGTGCCAAGATCTGCAATATGTAGTTATTGCAGAGGAGCAGAAGAACAAGTTTCAGGCCAAGACGCAGCTCGTCATTATTTTTGAGGGTAAAG CAGATCTCATGAGGCTGGATGAGCAGCGGGTTCTGGCTTGTGCAGAAAAGAGACAGCGAGGGGAGTGTGAGGCGTCTCGAGGCCTGGCAGCCCCGACAGGCAGATGCCAGTGGAGACAAAGCAGAGATACAG GAATATCTCCAAATTACTCCACCTGTTCCCCTGACCTCCGCACGTGTCCAGATGGTTACTGTGATGCCATTGAGAGCAAAAACATATCCATATGTCCTCAGGATTGCTCCA GTCAGCCTGTAATCGGGGGTTACGAGAGGGAATTGTATGGAATCAGAGCTGGACATGGGACCTGCTACTGTTTTCCAGAAAGGTGCTTCTGTGAAAAGGATGAATTAGAAG AGTTCTTTTGTAATGACATGTGCAAGACCATCATTGCAACTGGTATCCTCCTCTCCTTCATTATCTCCATCATCCTGTCCTCGTACTTTTTCCACCGTTATCACAAGAGCACACCTAAGCCTCCCATCGCCTCAGCTGAAATGACTTTCCGCCGACCAGCCCAATCCTACCCACTCAGTTACTCAGCGAATAATGTTCGACGAGCTTCTCTAGACTCCATGGAGAATCAGGTGGCCATTGAAACCTTCAAAATACCT GAAGATCCAAAGTGGGAGTTCCCACGAAAGAACCTAGTGCTGGGTAAGACTCTTGGAGAGGGAGAGTTTGGAAAGGTTGTGAAGGCCACGGCTTTGCGCCTCAAAGGAAAAGCTGGATACACTACAGTTGCTGTGAAGATGTTGAAAG ATAACGCATCTCACAGTGAGCTTCGAGACCTGCTGTCAGAGTTCACGTTGCTCAAGCAAGttaatcaccctcatgtaataaaaatgtatggagCCTGCAGCCAAGATG GTCCATTATATTTAATCGTTGAATATGCCAAGTATGGCTCACTGCGAAACTTTTTGAGGGAGAGCCGGAAAGTTGGACCAAGTTACATGGGCAATGATGCCAACCGCAACTCCAGCTACTTGGAAAACCCAGATGAGAGAGCTCTGACCATGGGCGACCTCATCTCTTTTGCTTGGCAGATCTCCAGAGGCATGCAGTACCTGGCTGAAATGAAG cTTGTTCACAGAGACCTGGCTGCCAGGAATGTGCTGGTGGCAGAGGGAAGGAAGATGAAAATATCTGACTTTGGTTTATCTCGAGATGTTTATGAGGAAGATTCATATGTGAAGAGGAGCAag GGTCGTATTCCTGTTAAATGGATGGCTATAGAATCTTTGTTCGATCACATCTACACCACACAAAGTGATGT CTGGTCTTTTGGTGTCCTCTTATGGGAGATTGTAACTCTGGGTGGAAACCCCTACCCAGGCATTGCTCCAGAACGGCTTTTCAACCTTCTGAAGACGGGCTACAGGATGGAGAAACCAGAGAACTGCACGgatgaaat GTACAATCTGATGCTTCGCTGTTGGAAACAAGAGTCAGATAAGCGTCCCACTTTCTCAGACATCAGCAAAGAACTTGAGAAGATGATGGTGAAAAGTCGA GACTACCTGGATCTCGCGGCCTCCACACCGGCAGACGCCCTGCTATATGACGACTCTCTCTCTGAAGAGGACACACCCTTAGTGGACTGTAGTAACGCCCCTCTCCCTCGATCCCTCCCCTCCACTTGGATTGAAAACAAGCTCTATGGTAGAATTTCCCATGCATTTACTCGATTCTAA